One region of Gemella haemolysans ATCC 10379 genomic DNA includes:
- a CDS encoding branched-chain amino acid aminotransferase: protein MTKLTVNDIRVELTTTPKEKTPDDKLGFGTVFTDHMFVMDWSSDKGWYDPRIVPYGPIPVSPALNVLHYGQSVFEGMKAYNANGEAVLFRPEQNFKRLNKSSDRIALPELDEEFALAALKKLISIDKEWIPKSEGTSLYVRPFLYGAEEALGVHPNNEVKFVIILSPSGSYFKAGLQPNKIFVEHEYVRAVRGGFGFAKTAGNYAGSLKGQKKAQELGYSQSLWLDGVEQKYIEEGGAMNIFFKIDGTFVTPELNGSILPGITRASVLELLKSLGEKVEERKLSLEEVYEAYDNGKLEEVFLCGTAAVIAPVGELFDGTKKLELITDNKPGEWTQKIYNLLTGIQLGKVEDKFGWVVKVED from the coding sequence ATGACAAAACTAACAGTAAATGATATCAGAGTAGAACTTACAACTACTCCAAAAGAAAAAACACCCGACGATAAACTAGGATTTGGTACAGTCTTTACAGACCATATGTTCGTTATGGATTGGTCTTCTGATAAAGGTTGGTATGATCCACGTATCGTACCTTACGGACCTATTCCAGTTTCACCTGCTCTAAACGTATTACACTATGGACAAAGTGTTTTCGAAGGTATGAAAGCATATAATGCTAATGGAGAAGCAGTTTTATTCCGTCCAGAACAAAACTTCAAACGTTTAAATAAATCTTCAGATCGTATCGCTTTACCTGAGCTAGATGAAGAATTTGCATTAGCAGCTCTTAAAAAATTAATCTCTATCGATAAAGAATGGATCCCCAAATCAGAAGGTACTTCTTTATACGTTAGACCATTCCTATACGGTGCAGAAGAAGCTCTAGGAGTTCACCCGAATAACGAAGTTAAATTCGTAATTATCTTATCACCATCAGGAAGCTACTTCAAAGCAGGTTTACAACCAAACAAAATCTTCGTAGAACACGAATATGTACGTGCTGTTCGTGGTGGATTCGGATTCGCTAAAACAGCTGGTAACTACGCTGGATCGCTAAAAGGTCAAAAGAAAGCACAAGAACTTGGTTACTCTCAATCACTATGGCTAGATGGAGTTGAACAAAAATACATCGAAGAAGGTGGAGCTATGAATATCTTCTTCAAAATTGATGGAACATTCGTTACTCCTGAATTAAATGGTTCTATCCTTCCAGGTATCACTCGTGCTTCAGTATTAGAATTACTTAAATCACTAGGTGAAAAAGTTGAAGAAAGAAAACTATCACTTGAAGAAGTATATGAAGCTTACGATAATGGAAAACTTGAAGAAGTATTCCTATGTGGTACTGCAGCAGTAATCGCTCCAGTTGGTGAATTATTCGATGGTACTAAAAAATTAGAACTTATCACAGATAACAAACCTGGAGAATGGACTCAAAAAATCTATAACCTACTTACTGGTATCCAATTAGGTAAAGTTGAAGATAAATTCGGTTGGGTTGTAAAAGTAGAAGACTAA
- a CDS encoding formate/nitrite transporter family protein: MTNTVESKAFLEPQEVYELTIKKGTAKATASLKYMLSLGFLGGAFIGVGFLALLRVSGSIPKEFGGIGALLGASVFPIGLICILVGGGELVTGNMMAVTVAWFNKKISFKLLAKNMVVITFANLVGSLVIAYFLGHLTGLTGGSIAAKTISAGESKVYLTFWQVFFSAVGCNWLVGMAVWLNFAAKDVGSKMFGVWFPIMTFVAIGFQHLVANMFAIPAAMFEGANISVLQFVQNMGTVFLGNFVGAVTLVSALYTFAYKK, translated from the coding sequence ATGACAAACACTGTAGAATCTAAAGCATTTTTAGAGCCTCAAGAAGTTTATGAACTTACAATTAAAAAAGGTACTGCTAAAGCAACTGCAAGCCTTAAATATATGTTAAGTTTAGGATTCTTAGGTGGGGCATTTATAGGGGTAGGTTTTTTAGCCTTACTTCGTGTATCAGGATCAATTCCTAAAGAATTTGGTGGAATTGGAGCATTACTTGGAGCATCTGTTTTCCCAATTGGACTTATTTGTATTTTAGTTGGTGGTGGAGAATTAGTTACAGGTAATATGATGGCTGTAACTGTTGCTTGGTTTAATAAGAAAATTAGTTTTAAACTATTGGCTAAAAACATGGTTGTTATTACATTTGCAAACCTTGTTGGTTCTCTAGTTATTGCTTATTTCTTAGGACATTTAACTGGTTTAACTGGTGGTTCTATTGCAGCTAAAACTATTTCAGCTGGTGAATCAAAAGTATACTTAACATTCTGGCAAGTATTCTTCTCAGCTGTAGGTTGTAACTGGCTAGTAGGTATGGCAGTATGGTTAAACTTCGCGGCTAAAGACGTAGGTAGTAAAATGTTTGGTGTATGGTTCCCAATTATGACTTTCGTTGCTATTGGATTCCAACACTTGGTTGCGAACATGTTCGCAATCCCAGCTGCAATGTTTGAAGGTGCAAATATCTCAGTTTTACAATTTGTTCAAAACATGGGAACAGTATTTTTAGGTAACTTTGTAGGAGCTGTTACTCTAGTTTCTGCCCTTTATACATTTGCTTATAAAAAATAA
- the rny gene encoding ribonuclease Y produces MIYGIISVAALLVGLSFGYIISKNSIQKKLELSKQDADHIIGEARKEARYIVEKETTIAKKEAEEIINIANKEAEFKKQDIQRQEDRIVQKESSLERQTELLNKKDELLSSREMKLEEKSQLLEEKSSEVNQLKIQQETELQRIANLTEEQAREEIMAAVETDMAKDMAIYIRNKELEAKNVADKRAKELIVQSLQRFATDVVSETTVSVVDLPSDDMKGRIIGREGRNIRTLETLTGVDLIIDDTPEAVILSGYDPIRREIAKTAIKSLIDDGRIHPSKIEEAVDKARKNIDQVIRDAGEQATFDLGIHNMHPDLVKIVGKLKYRTSYGQNGLQHSMEVAYISGLIAAELDLDVATARRAGLLHDIGKALDHEVEGSHVEIGVALALKYKENAIVVNAIASHHGDTEPTNPISVIVATADALSASRPGARRESLENYIKRLQKLEEIANEHKGVEKTFAIQAGREIRVIVNPEEVDDTKTYKIAKEVKNKIEETMQYPGNIKVNVIREVRAVKVAR; encoded by the coding sequence ATGATTTATGGAATAATCAGTGTTGCAGCTTTACTTGTTGGACTTTCATTTGGATATATTATTTCAAAAAATTCTATTCAAAAGAAATTAGAATTATCTAAGCAAGATGCTGATCATATTATTGGAGAAGCGAGAAAAGAAGCTAGATACATAGTTGAAAAAGAAACTACTATAGCTAAGAAAGAAGCTGAAGAGATAATTAACATAGCTAATAAAGAAGCAGAATTTAAAAAACAAGATATTCAAAGACAAGAAGATAGAATCGTTCAAAAAGAATCTTCATTAGAACGTCAAACTGAACTTTTAAATAAGAAAGATGAGTTATTAAGTTCTAGAGAGATGAAATTGGAAGAAAAATCTCAACTTCTTGAAGAGAAAAGTAGTGAGGTTAATCAACTTAAAATTCAACAAGAAACAGAGTTGCAAAGAATTGCAAACTTAACAGAAGAACAAGCTCGTGAAGAGATTATGGCCGCAGTTGAGACTGATATGGCTAAAGACATGGCAATATATATAAGAAATAAAGAACTAGAGGCGAAAAACGTTGCTGATAAACGTGCAAAAGAACTTATTGTTCAATCATTGCAACGTTTTGCTACAGATGTAGTAAGTGAAACTACTGTATCTGTTGTAGATCTTCCAAGTGATGATATGAAAGGTCGTATCATCGGTCGTGAAGGAAGAAATATTCGTACTTTAGAAACATTAACAGGGGTAGATTTAATTATTGATGATACTCCAGAAGCAGTAATCCTTTCTGGATATGATCCAATACGTCGTGAGATTGCAAAAACTGCGATTAAATCACTTATTGATGATGGTCGTATTCACCCATCTAAAATTGAGGAAGCTGTTGATAAAGCACGTAAGAACATTGATCAAGTTATTCGTGATGCAGGTGAACAAGCTACATTCGACCTTGGAATCCACAATATGCATCCAGATTTAGTAAAAATCGTTGGTAAGTTAAAATATAGAACAAGTTATGGCCAAAATGGACTACAACACTCTATGGAAGTAGCATATATTTCTGGACTTATCGCAGCTGAGTTAGACTTAGATGTCGCAACAGCTCGTCGTGCAGGTTTACTACATGACATCGGTAAAGCACTTGATCATGAAGTTGAAGGTTCACACGTTGAAATTGGTGTAGCTTTAGCACTTAAGTATAAAGAGAATGCAATTGTTGTTAATGCGATTGCTTCGCACCATGGTGATACAGAACCAACAAATCCAATTTCTGTCATTGTTGCCACAGCGGATGCACTTTCTGCATCACGTCCAGGAGCTCGAAGAGAGTCATTAGAGAATTATATTAAACGTCTACAAAAACTTGAAGAAATTGCAAATGAGCACAAAGGTGTAGAAAAAACATTTGCTATTCAAGCGGGTCGTGAGATTCGTGTGATTGTAAATCCAGAAGAAGTAGATGATACAAAAACATACAAAATTGCCAAAGAAGTTAAAAATAAAATCGAAGAAACGATGCAATACCCTGGAAACATTAAAGTTAATGTTATCCGTGAGGTTAGAGCAGTTAAGGTTGCAAGATAG
- the rplK gene encoding 50S ribosomal protein L11 produces the protein MAKKVIKVVKLQVPAGKANPAPPVGPALGQAGVNIMGFCKEFNARTQDQAGLIIPVVISVYEDRSFTFITKTPPAPVLLKKAAKIEKASSVPNRDKVATVSKAQVQEIAELKMADLNAASVEAAMRMIEGTARSMGILIGE, from the coding sequence GTGGCTAAAAAAGTTATAAAAGTTGTTAAATTACAAGTACCAGCAGGTAAAGCTAACCCAGCTCCACCAGTTGGTCCAGCGTTAGGTCAAGCTGGTGTAAACATCATGGGATTCTGTAAAGAATTCAATGCTCGTACACAAGACCAAGCAGGATTAATCATTCCAGTAGTAATCTCAGTATATGAAGACCGTTCATTTACTTTCATTACTAAAACACCACCTGCACCAGTATTACTTAAAAAAGCAGCTAAAATTGAAAAAGCATCTTCTGTACCTAACCGTGACAAAGTTGCTACAGTTTCAAAAGCTCAAGTTCAAGAAATCGCTGAACTTAAAATGGCTGACTTAAACGCAGCTTCTGTAGAAGCAGCAATGCGTATGATCGAAGGTACTGCAAGAAGTATGGGTATCTTAATAGGAGAATAG
- the rplA gene encoding 50S ribosomal protein L1 has protein sequence MAKKGKKYLEAAKLVDSSSLYSVVEAIELAKKTSTVNFDATVEVAFRLGVDTRKNDQQVRGAVVLPKGTGKTAKVLVFAKGDKAAEAEAAGADYVGQGEYITKIQQGWFDFDVIVATPDMMGEVGKIGRVLGPKGLMPNPKTGTVTMDVTKAVNEIKAGKVEYRAEKAGVVHTPIGKVSFSTEDLVENFNAVQDALAKAKPAAAKGTYFKSVAVTTTMGPGVRVNTAEFK, from the coding sequence ATGGCAAAAAAAGGTAAAAAATATCTTGAAGCAGCTAAATTAGTAGATTCTTCTAGTCTATACTCTGTAGTAGAAGCAATCGAATTAGCTAAAAAAACAAGCACAGTTAATTTTGACGCAACTGTAGAAGTTGCATTCCGTTTAGGAGTTGACACTCGTAAAAACGACCAACAAGTTCGTGGAGCAGTAGTTCTTCCTAAAGGAACTGGTAAAACTGCTAAAGTTTTAGTTTTTGCTAAAGGTGATAAAGCAGCAGAAGCTGAAGCAGCAGGAGCTGACTACGTAGGACAAGGTGAATACATCACTAAAATCCAACAAGGTTGGTTTGATTTTGACGTAATCGTAGCTACTCCAGACATGATGGGAGAAGTTGGTAAAATCGGTCGTGTATTAGGACCTAAAGGATTAATGCCAAACCCTAAAACTGGTACTGTAACTATGGACGTTACTAAAGCTGTTAATGAAATCAAAGCTGGTAAAGTTGAATACCGTGCTGAAAAAGCTGGTGTTGTTCACACTCCAATCGGTAAAGTTTCATTCTCAACTGAAGACCTAGTTGAAAACTTCAACGCTGTTCAAGACGCTTTAGCTAAAGCTAAACCAGCTGCTGCTAAAGGAACTTACTTCAAATCTGTAGCTGTAACTACAACTATGGGTCCTGGAGTACGTGTTAACACAGCAGAATTCAAATAA